GCCGGACTTTTAAGCGCCATCACCCTGGGCACGGTGGGGCTGCTGGCCCGCTACGCCGATAAGCGCGAATTTTCCGGCGACGCCCTTTACGGCCTGACCTTGTGGTCGGCCCTCGGCATGCTGCTGCTGGCCGAAGCGACCGACTGGCTGATGCTCCTTTTGGGGCTCGAGCTGGCTTCCCTTTGCCTCTACGCCCTGGTGGCCGCGCGCTTAAACGACAGGCTCGGGGCCGAGGCCGCGCTCAAGTATTTCCTGCCCGGGGCCGTGGCCCTGGCCACCCTCACTTTCGGCATCAGCCTGATCTACGCCGGCAGCGGAACCCTCGACATCGCCGACTCCCTGGCCGCCGGCGGCCCCATCGTCACCGCCGGGCTGGCCCTGGCCCTGGTCGGCATCGGCTTCAAGCTTTCCCTCGCCCCGGTCCATCTCTGGACGCCGGACACCTATCAAGGCGCGCCGGCTCCCGTTGCCGCCTTTCTCTCCACCGGCTCCAAGGCCGCCACGGCCGCCGCCCTGCTCCACCTGTGCGCCGACGCCTCCCCGGACGCCATGGCGCTCCTCTCGCCGGCCCTGGTCGCCGTCTCGGGACTTTCCATGGCTGTGGGCAACATCGGCGCGTTGCGGCAAAAAAGCGTCAAACGCCTGCTGGCCTACTCCTCCATCGCCCAGATGGGCTACATCGCCATGGCCGCGCTGGCCGTCGGGGCCGGCGGCGGCGAGGCCGCGCTTTTCTACCTGGCCGCCTATGCGCTCATGGACCTCGGCGCCTTCGGCGCGGTGGGAGCGCTTTCCGGCGACGCCGCCGACCGCGACGCCATTGCATCCTACCGGGGCCTCGGCTACGACCATCCCTGGCTGGCCGGTTCACTTGCCTTTTGTCTGCTGTCCCTGGCCGGGCTGCCGCCCACGGCCGGGTTCATCGGCAAATTTCTGGTCTTCGGCGCGGCCCTGCGCGCCGGCTACACGGGACTGGCCGTCTTCGGCATCCTCATGGCCGTCATCGGCATCTTTTACGCCCTGCGCCTGGTGGCCACGCTCTACATGCGCGAGAGCGTCGAAGCCTACCCGGCCGTTCCCGCCCCGGCCGGCCCGGCCGGAGGCCTCACCCTGTGGGCCGTGGCCGCCGGCCTGCTCTGGCTCGGCGTCTGGCCCGGGCCGCTCATGGCCGCCATCGCAAAACTGGTCGGGGGGTAGCGGAGAAGCGCGCCCGGGGCGGCAGGACGCCACCCCGGTCCCCCTTAACGGGAAAAGGAAGCATACATGCACGCCCGCCTGCTCGATCTGCTCGTCTGTCCGGTCTGCCTGCCCGAGGAACATCCGCTGCAACTCCAAGACCACCGTCACTCCGGCGATGATATCACCTCCGGGACCCTCGTCTGCCCCGACTGCGGCGCGGCCTATGCCATCACCGACGGGCTGGCCGACCTGGTTCCGCCCGAAAAGGCCGTGCCCACCGCCCAGGCGCGTTACGACACGGGCAGGCTGTCCGCCTCCTACCTGTGGAGCCACTACGCCGACCTGTGGGAGGACCGCGAAGCCACGGACGCCTACACGCGCTGGCTGGAAATGGCCGGAGACTGGGAGGGGCCGGGCCTGGACGCCGGCTGCGCCGTGGGACGCTTCACCTTCGAGATGGCCGCGAAAAGCGGCTTCGCCGTGGGCGTCGACCTGTCGCGGCCCTTCGTTACCCTGGCCCGGCGGATCGCCCGGAAAAAGGAAATGGCCTTCACCGCCCCGAGACAGGGGCATCTGACCACGCGGTTCGAGTTCTCCCTGCCCGCGCGGCTGCAACAGGGCATTGCGGAATTCGTGCGGGCCGACGTCGCGCGCCTGCCGTTTCGCGCCGAGAGTTTCGGTTTTGTCGCGTCGCTCAA
The sequence above is drawn from the Solidesulfovibrio fructosivorans JJ] genome and encodes:
- a CDS encoding class I SAM-dependent methyltransferase; this encodes MHARLLDLLVCPVCLPEEHPLQLQDHRHSGDDITSGTLVCPDCGAAYAITDGLADLVPPEKAVPTAQARYDTGRLSASYLWSHYADLWEDREATDAYTRWLEMAGDWEGPGLDAGCAVGRFTFEMAAKSGFAVGVDLSRPFVTLARRIARKKEMAFTAPRQGHLTTRFEFSLPARLQQGIAEFVRADVARLPFRAESFGFVASLNVVDKLPRPMLHLVEARRVCARKATVLLADPFSWSENVARPEDWLGGTAESGDSAAVVATMLGAGPGWEADIAGSAWWTIRDHVNRYERIRSEVIVAHRSAE
- a CDS encoding NADH-quinone oxidoreductase subunit N produces the protein MPAQITGLFPELIPHLALAAGGLAALGAAIFRRGAPRGLLPTLTALFALVPGIWAFLPGPEASGMTRFYAGLLSAITLGTVGLLARYADKREFSGDALYGLTLWSALGMLLLAEATDWLMLLLGLELASLCLYALVAARLNDRLGAEAALKYFLPGAVALATLTFGISLIYAGSGTLDIADSLAAGGPIVTAGLALALVGIGFKLSLAPVHLWTPDTYQGAPAPVAAFLSTGSKAATAAALLHLCADASPDAMALLSPALVAVSGLSMAVGNIGALRQKSVKRLLAYSSIAQMGYIAMAALAVGAGGGEAALFYLAAYALMDLGAFGAVGALSGDAADRDAIASYRGLGYDHPWLAGSLAFCLLSLAGLPPTAGFIGKFLVFGAALRAGYTGLAVFGILMAVIGIFYALRLVATLYMRESVEAYPAVPAPAGPAGGLTLWAVAAGLLWLGVWPGPLMAAIAKLVGG